A region of uncultured Anaeromusa sp. DNA encodes the following proteins:
- the pyrR gene encoding bifunctional pyr operon transcriptional regulator/uracil phosphoribosyltransferase PyrR, protein MRKIQDKAVIMDGQGVQRALTRIAHEIIEKNKGVKDVVLIGIRTRGVPLAEYLAGAIEKIEGYRPPIGLLDITLYRDDLSTLAYQPVVHGTEIPFDLNGKIVVLVDDVLYTGRTIRAALDAVIDMGRPQSIRLAVLVDRGHRELPIRADYVGKNVPTSSREVVSVQLEACDGIEQVIIREFVD, encoded by the coding sequence ATGAGAAAGATTCAAGACAAAGCTGTCATTATGGATGGCCAAGGGGTGCAGAGGGCACTGACTCGTATTGCTCATGAAATTATTGAAAAAAACAAAGGCGTTAAAGATGTTGTGTTGATCGGCATTCGTACGCGTGGCGTGCCGTTGGCGGAATATTTGGCAGGGGCTATTGAAAAAATTGAAGGGTATCGCCCGCCCATCGGCCTTCTGGACATTACTTTATATCGGGATGATTTGTCGACATTAGCGTATCAGCCGGTAGTGCATGGCACGGAAATTCCTTTTGACCTGAATGGGAAAATTGTAGTGCTGGTGGATGACGTGCTGTATACGGGGCGGACCATCCGGGCCGCGTTGGATGCAGTGATCGACATGGGGCGCCCTCAATCCATTCGTTTGGCCGTATTGGTAGATCGCGGACATAGGGAATTGCCGATTCGCGCTGACTATGTCGGTAAAAATGTGCCTACTTCTTCGAGGGAAGTGGTTAGCGTACAACTGGAAGCCTGCGATGGTATTGAGCAGGTTATAATTCGGGAGTTTGTGGATTGA
- a CDS encoding NFACT family protein yields MASIDGLAWCAVAAELSAKLIGSRVDKVFQPHSHTIVLSLRQPGHSYFLSLCGLPNSAAILLLEERPETPSQAPAFCMLLRKHLEGARLLNISQPGFDRLLIFNFAAREESGQLSEKELVLEVAGRHSNLIFLRNGLIADAVRRVGPADNRLRQILPTIPYETPPLEGKLNLATLKKELFEQRFTLQSDQGATPTTSLMATLAGVGPFTAETCLAAAAELGTSEPLAQRLWQVLANWQNELQNPQFWHAHAVLRPNGKVQALLPFVPSALPDGFTFLTYPSLLDALAWLHRREAQQQLPQQQELQRFAQNELTKLSRKKHILEEECHAASLADTWRLYGDLLMAQLHLVAKGASEAMLPNLFEPNTPTIQIPLDSSRTPAENAQHCYRQYNKSKRRQIVLAEQIQQTTDTISYLDSVQTMLQTAATTAEIQEIRQELTSTGFLAAPKKKQAALPPSQPLQLQGPEQSLIWVGRNNRQNDELTFRRGKPGDLWFHVKDMPGSHVLLQMPPGQTASKEAIELAASLAAHFSKGAASSRVAVDYTDRKQVKKPSGSKPGFVIYFQQTTLYVSPDPERLRPYLETTKKKIQTAEKLR; encoded by the coding sequence ATGGCCAGTATTGACGGCCTTGCCTGGTGTGCCGTTGCCGCGGAGCTTTCCGCCAAATTAATTGGCAGCCGCGTAGACAAGGTGTTTCAACCCCATTCCCACACCATCGTTCTGTCCCTGCGTCAGCCGGGACATTCTTATTTTCTTTCTCTCTGCGGTCTTCCTAATTCGGCAGCCATCCTGCTTCTTGAAGAACGTCCGGAAACGCCCTCCCAAGCACCCGCGTTCTGCATGCTGCTGCGTAAGCATTTAGAAGGTGCGCGTTTGTTGAACATCAGCCAGCCAGGCTTTGATCGGCTGCTGATTTTTAATTTCGCCGCCCGGGAAGAAAGCGGGCAACTTAGTGAAAAAGAGCTTGTTCTCGAAGTTGCAGGGCGTCATAGCAATTTGATTTTTCTTCGCAATGGCCTTATCGCGGATGCAGTACGACGAGTCGGGCCCGCCGACAACCGCCTGCGACAAATCCTTCCCACTATTCCTTATGAAACACCCCCCTTAGAGGGAAAATTGAATCTTGCAACTCTCAAGAAAGAACTTTTTGAGCAGCGTTTTACTTTGCAATCAGACCAAGGCGCCACCCCAACAACCTCGCTAATGGCCACTTTGGCTGGTGTTGGCCCTTTTACCGCCGAAACTTGCCTAGCAGCTGCCGCAGAACTCGGCACTAGCGAACCGCTAGCGCAACGTCTTTGGCAGGTTCTCGCAAACTGGCAAAATGAATTGCAAAACCCACAGTTTTGGCATGCCCATGCAGTATTGCGCCCTAACGGGAAAGTCCAGGCACTGCTTCCCTTTGTACCATCAGCGCTTCCTGACGGCTTTACTTTTCTTACTTACCCCTCTCTTCTTGACGCTTTGGCCTGGCTGCACCGGCGCGAAGCGCAGCAGCAACTGCCGCAGCAACAAGAACTCCAACGTTTCGCACAAAACGAATTAACCAAGTTATCTCGTAAAAAACATATCTTAGAGGAAGAATGCCATGCTGCCTCCTTAGCTGATACTTGGCGCCTTTACGGCGACCTATTGATGGCACAACTGCATCTAGTAGCCAAAGGCGCTTCCGAGGCCATGCTCCCCAATCTATTTGAACCGAATACGCCAACCATTCAAATTCCGTTGGATTCTTCGCGCACCCCTGCCGAAAATGCCCAGCATTGCTATCGACAATATAATAAGAGTAAGCGGCGTCAGATTGTTTTAGCAGAACAAATCCAACAGACAACAGACACTATTTCTTATTTGGACAGCGTGCAAACCATGCTGCAAACGGCAGCGACAACCGCTGAAATTCAAGAAATACGCCAAGAATTGACAAGTACAGGGTTTTTAGCAGCCCCCAAAAAGAAACAAGCCGCTCTTCCCCCCAGTCAGCCGCTGCAACTGCAAGGACCTGAGCAAAGCCTGATTTGGGTGGGGCGCAATAACAGGCAAAATGACGAACTGACCTTTCGCCGCGGCAAACCAGGCGATTTATGGTTTCATGTCAAAGATATGCCAGGTTCTCATGTGCTGTTGCAAATGCCTCCAGGCCAGACAGCCAGCAAAGAAGCCATTGAACTTGCAGCGTCATTGGCCGCTCATTTCAGTAAGGGCGCTGCTTCCAGCCGCGTGGCCGTCGACTATACGGACCGCAAGCAGGTCAAAAAGCCTTCCGGCTCCAAACCCGGCTTTGTTATTTATTTTCAACAAACTACGCTCTATGTCTCACCGGATCCAGAGCGTCTCCGCCCCTATCTGGAAACAACTAAAAAGAAGATCCAAACCGCAGAGAAGTTACGGTGA
- the dapF gene encoding diaminopimelate epimerase yields the protein MQFSFSKWHGCGNDFVLVDGSKYVFPDNAQAAKAVCDRHFGIGADGLVLLLPSQEADFEMRIFNSDGSEAEMCGNVTRCMARFAYENGLTEKKELTFKTKAGLIRPKILDDGQVRVDMGEPKLAAQDIPVSEGGEKIINKILHTEHGDFAVTCVSMGNPHAVIFVDDAEPVPLALWGPVLETHAFFPRKTNVEFVQVINRQALRMRVWERGAGVTLACGTGSCATVTAAVLNGLTERCCKVALDGGVLEVEWSEQDNHVYLTGPATEVFRGSYCLRGQRAVK from the coding sequence ATGCAATTTTCTTTTAGCAAATGGCATGGTTGCGGAAATGATTTCGTTTTAGTGGATGGAAGCAAGTATGTCTTCCCGGATAATGCACAAGCGGCTAAGGCTGTGTGCGATAGGCATTTCGGCATTGGAGCCGACGGACTAGTACTGCTTTTGCCGTCGCAGGAAGCGGACTTTGAAATGCGGATTTTTAATTCCGACGGCAGCGAAGCAGAGATGTGCGGAAATGTGACGCGCTGTATGGCTCGTTTTGCCTATGAAAACGGTCTGACGGAAAAAAAGGAACTGACGTTTAAAACCAAAGCAGGCTTGATTCGTCCGAAAATTTTGGATGATGGACAAGTTCGGGTTGATATGGGAGAGCCTAAGTTGGCGGCGCAGGATATACCTGTCAGCGAGGGTGGCGAGAAAATTATCAATAAGATATTGCATACAGAGCATGGCGATTTTGCGGTTACTTGCGTATCTATGGGCAATCCGCATGCGGTAATTTTTGTAGACGATGCAGAGCCGGTTCCTCTCGCACTTTGGGGGCCGGTATTGGAAACACATGCGTTTTTTCCCCGCAAGACCAATGTGGAATTTGTCCAGGTTATCAATCGTCAGGCGTTGCGCATGCGCGTGTGGGAACGAGGTGCTGGCGTTACGCTGGCTTGTGGCACCGGCTCTTGCGCAACCGTAACGGCAGCTGTGTTGAATGGATTGACGGAAAGGTGCTGTAAAGTGGCTCTTGACGGCGGCGTACTGGAAGTAGAATGGTCGGAACAGGACAATCATGTGTATTTGACTGGACCGGCGACAGAAGTGTTTCGCGGTTCTTACTGTCTGCGCGGACAGAGGGCAGTCAAATGA
- a CDS encoding YicC/YloC family endoribonuclease → MIQSMTGFGRGEAASSLQEGTNFRMQVEIKSVNHRYGEVVVRMPKALLVLEERVRRLVSAKLQRGRVDVFISLDEVGSMAANVQVDYELAKAYFQAGQELAAQLGLPPTLTVEQVLRYPDIIKVSEVQEDAENRWPVLQEALEAALAQLLVMRRQEGCNLQEDFVRRIALLRERLQTVEARAPQVACEYQEKLLLKLREMLAAAGMVPEESRVLQEAALFADRIGIVEEIVRFQSHLDQFSATLSVLEPVGRKLDFLLQELNREANTMASKANDFELGKIVVEMKSELEKMREQVQNVE, encoded by the coding sequence ATGATACAAAGCATGACTGGCTTTGGCCGCGGTGAAGCGGCCTCTTCCCTGCAAGAAGGCACCAACTTTCGCATGCAGGTGGAAATTAAATCGGTAAATCATCGTTACGGCGAAGTCGTCGTGCGTATGCCCAAAGCGCTGTTAGTGCTGGAAGAGCGTGTGCGACGCCTTGTATCGGCAAAGCTGCAGCGTGGTCGGGTAGATGTCTTTATTTCTTTAGATGAAGTTGGTTCTATGGCCGCTAATGTGCAAGTAGATTATGAACTAGCTAAAGCTTATTTTCAGGCTGGCCAGGAATTGGCAGCGCAATTGGGCTTGCCTCCAACCTTGACGGTGGAACAAGTGCTGCGCTATCCGGATATTATCAAGGTTAGTGAAGTACAAGAGGACGCTGAAAATCGTTGGCCTGTGTTGCAGGAGGCTTTAGAGGCTGCCTTGGCGCAGCTTCTGGTGATGCGGCGTCAAGAAGGCTGTAATTTGCAAGAGGACTTTGTGCGGCGTATCGCTTTACTGCGGGAACGGTTGCAGACGGTGGAAGCGCGGGCACCCCAGGTTGCCTGTGAATACCAAGAAAAGCTGCTGCTTAAGCTGCGGGAGATGTTGGCGGCGGCGGGCATGGTTCCGGAGGAAAGTAGAGTGCTCCAGGAGGCGGCGCTGTTTGCTGATCGCATTGGCATCGTAGAAGAAATCGTTCGATTCCAAAGCCACTTGGATCAGTTTTCCGCCACCTTGTCTGTGCTGGAACCGGTGGGACGAAAACTTGACTTTTTACTGCAAGAGCTCAATCGGGAAGCCAATACCATGGCATCAAAGGCTAATGATTTTGAATTGGGCAAGATTGTCGTGGAAATGAAAAGCGAGCTGGAAAAGATGCGGGAACAAGTGCAAAACGTAGAGTAA
- a CDS encoding DUF370 domain-containing protein translates to MDIKLINIGFGNIVSANRIISIVSPESAPIKRIIQEARDRGMLIDATYGRRTRAVIIADSDHVILSAVQPETVAHRLVNKDSGSDPQD, encoded by the coding sequence ATGGATATCAAGTTGATCAATATTGGATTTGGTAATATTGTCTCTGCCAATCGAATTATTTCTATTGTCAGTCCTGAATCAGCGCCTATCAAACGCATTATTCAGGAAGCTCGCGACAGGGGCATGCTGATTGACGCCACTTACGGACGGCGCACCCGGGCGGTAATTATTGCCGATAGTGATCATGTTATTTTGTCCGCGGTACAGCCAGAAACAGTGGCGCATCGTCTGGTGAACAAGGATAGCGGCAGCGATCCTCAAGACTAA
- the gmk gene encoding guanylate kinase, whose translation MAQAKGILIVISGPSGTGKGTVCKELLQQLPYIEFSISATTRSPREGEVHGVNYWFTPKDRFQDMIQEKELLEWAEVYGNYYGTPRNYVLERLEAGSDVLLEIDTQGALQVKESYPDGVFVFLMPPSLTELRRRIAGRGTETADVIERRLQAAEHEVTLASKYDYVLVNDIVTDAVAKVKGIVMAEKCRVRRNAGLIASMQKFGDISHTGELI comes from the coding sequence ATGGCGCAAGCCAAAGGGATTTTGATTGTAATCTCCGGGCCGTCCGGAACAGGAAAAGGTACTGTGTGCAAGGAATTACTGCAACAGCTGCCTTATATTGAATTTTCTATTTCCGCTACGACTAGGTCTCCCCGAGAAGGAGAGGTGCATGGTGTGAATTACTGGTTTACGCCGAAAGACCGTTTTCAGGATATGATCCAGGAAAAAGAATTGTTGGAATGGGCGGAAGTATACGGGAATTATTACGGCACGCCGCGTAACTACGTATTGGAGCGTTTGGAGGCTGGCAGCGATGTTTTGTTGGAGATTGACACGCAAGGCGCACTGCAGGTAAAGGAAAGCTATCCAGATGGCGTTTTTGTCTTTTTGATGCCGCCTTCGCTGACCGAATTGCGGCGGCGCATTGCCGGTCGCGGTACGGAAACAGCGGATGTAATCGAACGTCGCTTGCAAGCGGCGGAACATGAAGTGACTTTGGCTTCTAAATATGACTACGTACTGGTTAATGATATAGTGACCGATGCCGTTGCCAAAGTTAAGGGCATTGTTATGGCGGAAAAATGCCGAGTACGGCGCAATGCCGGATTGATTGCAAGCATGCAAAAATTTGGGGATATTTCACATACGGGGGAATTAATATGA
- the rpoZ gene encoding DNA-directed RNA polymerase subunit omega, giving the protein MIKPSLDVLMTKVDSKYTLVVLAAKRARTLLDEEPGNLEGRSKKQVTVAMEEIASGRITYERTKHGIK; this is encoded by the coding sequence ATGATAAAACCATCGCTAGATGTATTGATGACAAAAGTGGACAGCAAATATACGTTGGTAGTTTTGGCGGCCAAACGGGCTCGGACCTTGCTGGATGAAGAACCGGGAAATCTGGAAGGACGTTCCAAGAAGCAAGTAACCGTGGCGATGGAGGAAATCGCCAGTGGTCGCATTACCTATGAACGGACGAAGCACGGAATCAAGTAA
- the coaBC gene encoding bifunctional phosphopantothenoylcysteine decarboxylase/phosphopantothenate--cysteine ligase CoaBC: MPFAEKTVVVGVCGGIAAYKAVELVSRLRKQKATVQVIMTQHAAEFVTPLTFRELSGQPVVVSMWAEPKNWHVEHIALATAADLFIVAPATANILGKLAVGIADDMLSTTLMATKAPVLLAPAMNTNMYLNPVVQKNLRTLSELGYRILPPACGQLACGTEGPGRLPEPLEIVEAAAAVLQEQQSLKGVRVLVTAGGTREPIDPVRYLGNRSSGKMGYAIAAQAARRGAEVVLVSGPVALETPPGVTRINVESAAQMREAVLREFPQVQVVVKAAAVADYAIEHPAEHKIKKNDESLTLVLKKNPDILKELGEKKQSQLLVGFAAETRELLAHAREKLEKKNLDLIVANDVTMPGAGFQSDTNIVKILRRDGALEEWPQLSKEEVAARLWDLLEKMLADKVAFS; this comes from the coding sequence ATGCCGTTTGCGGAAAAGACTGTTGTGGTAGGCGTGTGCGGCGGGATAGCCGCCTATAAGGCTGTGGAGCTTGTCAGCCGGCTGCGCAAGCAAAAGGCGACGGTGCAGGTAATTATGACGCAGCATGCCGCTGAATTTGTGACGCCGTTGACGTTTAGGGAGTTGAGCGGGCAACCGGTAGTTGTCAGTATGTGGGCTGAACCTAAAAATTGGCATGTAGAGCATATTGCCCTGGCAACAGCGGCAGATTTATTTATTGTGGCTCCGGCTACCGCCAACATTTTGGGTAAGCTGGCGGTGGGCATTGCCGACGATATGCTTTCAACGACGCTTATGGCAACTAAAGCTCCTGTTTTACTGGCGCCGGCGATGAATACCAATATGTATCTCAACCCGGTTGTGCAGAAAAACCTGCGGACGCTGAGTGAACTTGGGTATCGCATTTTACCGCCGGCCTGCGGTCAGTTGGCCTGCGGCACCGAAGGTCCTGGGCGTTTGCCGGAGCCGTTGGAAATTGTTGAGGCGGCAGCGGCTGTGCTGCAAGAACAGCAAAGCCTTAAAGGCGTACGGGTCTTGGTAACCGCGGGCGGTACGAGAGAGCCGATTGATCCGGTGCGCTATTTAGGCAATCGCTCCAGTGGTAAAATGGGTTATGCCATTGCCGCCCAAGCAGCGCGGCGCGGCGCGGAGGTTGTACTTGTTTCCGGTCCGGTAGCGCTTGAAACGCCTCCAGGGGTAACGCGAATCAATGTGGAATCGGCGGCGCAGATGCGCGAAGCGGTGTTGCGCGAATTTCCGCAAGTTCAGGTGGTAGTGAAGGCGGCGGCCGTTGCCGACTATGCGATTGAACATCCGGCAGAGCACAAGATTAAAAAGAATGACGAGTCATTGACGTTGGTTTTGAAGAAAAACCCTGATATTCTCAAAGAATTGGGCGAGAAAAAGCAGAGTCAGCTATTGGTAGGCTTTGCGGCGGAAACCAGGGAGCTTCTGGCTCATGCCAGAGAGAAGCTGGAGAAGAAGAACTTGGATCTGATTGTGGCTAACGATGTGACCATGCCTGGCGCCGGTTTTCAGAGCGATACAAATATTGTCAAGATTTTGCGTCGCGACGGCGCTCTGGAGGAATGGCCGCAGCTGTCCAAAGAGGAAGTAGCTGCCCGCTTGTGGGATTTGCTTGAAAAAATGTTGGCCGACAAGGTTGCTTTTTCCTGA
- the metK gene encoding methionine adenosyltransferase has product MKKRVLFTSESVTEGHPDKMADQISDAILDAILAKDPQARVACETLVTTGLVHVVGEITTSCYVDIPHIVRETVKEIGYTRAKFGFDGDTCGVMVSIGEQSPDIAMGVNEALEAKQGKTDLMEAIGAGDQGMMFGYATNETPEFMPLPIALAHRLSRRLAEIRKTDVVDYLRPDGKTQVTVEYEDGVPVRIDAIVISTQHGPDVTREQIEADLRKHVITPVVPANFLDEKTKYYINPTGRFVVGGPQGDAGLTGRKIIVDTYGGMARHGGGAFSGKDPTKVDRSGAYAARYVAKNIVAAGLADKCEIQLAYAIGVAQPVSIMVETFGTAKVEEALITELIKKNFDLRPAGIIKMLDLRRPLYRQTAAYGHFGRTDVELPWEQTDKAAAIRSDAGI; this is encoded by the coding sequence TTGAAGAAACGAGTATTATTTACATCGGAATCAGTAACAGAAGGACATCCGGATAAAATGGCGGACCAAATATCTGACGCTATTTTGGACGCAATTCTGGCCAAGGATCCGCAGGCTCGCGTGGCTTGCGAGACGTTGGTAACGACCGGCTTGGTTCATGTGGTTGGTGAAATCACCACCTCGTGCTATGTGGATATTCCGCATATTGTCCGGGAAACGGTTAAGGAAATTGGTTATACTCGCGCGAAATTCGGTTTTGACGGCGATACCTGCGGCGTAATGGTATCCATTGGTGAGCAGTCGCCTGATATTGCTATGGGCGTTAATGAAGCCTTAGAAGCTAAACAAGGCAAAACCGATTTGATGGAAGCCATTGGCGCCGGCGACCAAGGTATGATGTTCGGTTATGCCACGAACGAAACTCCGGAATTTATGCCACTGCCGATCGCCTTAGCGCACCGGCTGTCGCGCCGCCTGGCGGAAATTCGCAAAACCGACGTAGTAGACTATCTGCGTCCTGACGGCAAAACCCAGGTGACGGTGGAATACGAAGACGGCGTACCTGTACGTATCGACGCTATCGTTATTTCCACGCAGCACGGTCCGGACGTAACACGCGAGCAAATTGAAGCGGATCTGCGCAAGCATGTCATTACGCCGGTTGTGCCGGCGAATTTCTTGGACGAGAAGACGAAGTATTATATCAACCCTACCGGACGTTTTGTGGTGGGCGGTCCCCAGGGAGACGCCGGCCTGACGGGACGGAAAATCATCGTCGATACCTATGGCGGCATGGCGCGCCATGGCGGCGGCGCATTTTCAGGGAAAGATCCGACAAAAGTAGACCGTTCCGGTGCTTATGCAGCGCGGTATGTTGCTAAAAACATCGTAGCCGCCGGCTTGGCGGATAAATGCGAAATTCAGCTGGCTTATGCTATTGGTGTAGCCCAGCCTGTATCGATCATGGTGGAAACCTTTGGCACGGCCAAGGTGGAAGAAGCATTGATTACGGAGCTGATTAAAAAGAACTTCGATCTGCGGCCCGCCGGCATTATCAAAATGCTGGATTTGCGCCGTCCTTTGTATCGTCAGACAGCCGCCTACGGTCATTTTGGTCGTACCGATGTCGAGCTTCCTTGGGAGCAGACAGACAAAGCCGCAGCGATTCGCAGCGACGCCGGAATCTAA
- the priA gene encoding primosomal protein N' — protein MEIVVADVLVNIAARRVEKPFTYAVPAALQEEVQRGCRVLVPFGARLEEGFVWQVRSCPQDEESNWKEISSCLDLAPWFDEAALSTAQWLSRYYLCTLAEALRLFVPGKRSVRTERVYCAGEVEPEGFSLTELALWNLFKERSSWTEKSFCQQAGEDGIRILRRWCRQGLAESYWQGRRRTREKTESFWLAQELSEEEQQEALRSLDRKKAQAAALQWLWEHRCLQRSQLAPSGISLGVLKALTEAGLVRREERRVYRQDSYLSEGASELEPLNAAQQQAVAAITEGLDREKLKEFLLFGVTGSGKTRVYLDAVRKTLRSRKQAIVLVPEIGLTGQLVRRFRAVLGEQQVVVWHSRLSEGERLDAWDRIHSGQADVIIGARSAVFAPAHRLGLVILDEEHDGAYKQEERPRYHARDVARERCRQMGAVLLLGSATPSLETYERASRQEVMLLELPERATAAPLPQVAIVDMRKEMKMGNRKILSRQLHAALDLALAQQEQAIILLNRRGYATFVMCRECGHTMECPHCSVSLVYHASAKILRCHYCDYQEQVPDVCPVCSSRYIRFFGSGTQKLEEELRRNWPEARIARMDQDTVGRKHAHEDILTAFRERRYDILLGTQMVAKGHDLPFVTAVGVIAADSSLHLPDFRAAERAFSLITQAAGRAGRREKAGNVVVQTYNPEHYAVAAAQQQDFPRFCHEERSFRKALGYPPFSRLISLTIAVEEELPAQRKAAQVAAVLKAELPKEAADIMGPCPAPLARIQNLFRMQLFLKCRQPEVVKEALCRLSIEGDPQITIDVDPLHVL, from the coding sequence ATGGAAATAGTTGTGGCGGATGTGCTTGTGAATATTGCCGCCAGGCGGGTGGAAAAACCTTTTACCTATGCGGTTCCTGCCGCGTTGCAGGAAGAAGTTCAGCGCGGCTGCCGGGTGCTGGTTCCCTTTGGAGCCAGGCTGGAAGAGGGCTTTGTTTGGCAGGTGCGCAGTTGCCCGCAAGATGAAGAGAGCAACTGGAAAGAGATTAGTTCCTGCCTGGATTTAGCACCTTGGTTTGATGAGGCGGCCTTGTCCACGGCCCAGTGGCTCAGCCGCTATTATTTATGTACGTTGGCGGAAGCGCTGCGGCTTTTTGTGCCAGGTAAGCGCAGCGTGCGTACTGAACGAGTGTATTGTGCCGGTGAAGTGGAGCCGGAAGGGTTTTCTTTGACAGAGCTGGCGTTATGGAACTTGTTTAAAGAGCGAAGCTCCTGGACGGAAAAAAGCTTCTGCCAACAGGCTGGAGAAGATGGAATTCGCATTTTGCGCCGTTGGTGCCGCCAGGGATTGGCGGAAAGCTATTGGCAGGGACGGCGGCGGACGCGAGAGAAAACAGAATCTTTTTGGTTGGCTCAAGAGCTTTCCGAAGAGGAACAACAAGAAGCGCTACGTAGTTTGGATCGTAAAAAAGCCCAGGCGGCGGCTCTGCAATGGTTGTGGGAGCATCGCTGCCTTCAGCGTTCTCAGCTTGCTCCCAGCGGCATCAGTTTAGGAGTGCTGAAAGCGTTGACTGAAGCAGGACTGGTCCGACGAGAGGAACGGCGAGTGTATCGCCAGGACAGCTATCTAAGTGAGGGAGCAAGCGAATTAGAACCGTTGAATGCGGCGCAGCAGCAGGCTGTGGCAGCTATTACTGAAGGGTTGGACAGAGAGAAACTCAAGGAGTTTTTGCTTTTTGGCGTTACTGGGAGCGGCAAGACACGGGTATATCTAGATGCTGTGCGCAAGACGCTGCGCAGCAGAAAGCAGGCTATTGTCCTGGTGCCGGAAATTGGTCTGACAGGGCAGTTAGTACGGCGTTTTCGTGCGGTCCTTGGAGAACAACAAGTTGTTGTTTGGCATAGCCGTCTTTCTGAAGGAGAGCGTCTGGACGCTTGGGACCGTATTCATAGCGGTCAGGCTGACGTGATTATCGGCGCCCGTTCGGCTGTTTTTGCGCCGGCGCATCGCTTGGGACTGGTGATTTTGGACGAAGAGCATGACGGCGCTTATAAACAAGAAGAACGGCCTAGATACCACGCACGCGATGTAGCGAGGGAACGTTGTCGGCAGATGGGGGCGGTATTGCTTTTGGGCAGCGCGACTCCATCACTGGAAACGTATGAGCGCGCTTCAAGGCAAGAAGTGATGTTGCTGGAACTGCCGGAGCGGGCTACGGCAGCTCCGCTGCCGCAGGTGGCCATCGTGGACATGCGGAAGGAGATGAAGATGGGAAATCGTAAAATTCTTTCGCGTCAGTTGCATGCGGCTTTAGACTTAGCTTTAGCGCAGCAGGAACAGGCTATAATCCTCTTGAATCGCCGCGGCTACGCTACATTTGTCATGTGCCGAGAATGCGGCCATACCATGGAATGCCCGCATTGCAGCGTTTCACTGGTTTATCATGCATCCGCCAAAATACTGCGCTGTCATTATTGCGATTATCAAGAGCAGGTACCCGATGTTTGCCCTGTTTGCTCCAGTCGCTATATTCGTTTTTTTGGCAGCGGTACGCAAAAATTAGAAGAAGAATTGCGGCGCAATTGGCCGGAGGCGAGAATTGCCCGTATGGATCAGGATACGGTAGGGCGCAAGCATGCGCACGAAGATATTTTGACGGCTTTTCGCGAGCGGCGTTATGATATTTTATTAGGAACGCAAATGGTGGCGAAAGGCCATGACCTGCCTTTTGTAACGGCAGTGGGAGTAATTGCGGCTGATAGCTCGCTTCATTTGCCGGATTTCCGGGCGGCGGAGCGGGCGTTTTCCTTGATTACTCAGGCTGCGGGCAGGGCTGGAAGAAGAGAAAAAGCCGGCAACGTGGTGGTGCAAACTTATAATCCGGAGCATTATGCTGTCGCAGCGGCGCAGCAGCAAGATTTTCCGCGTTTTTGTCATGAAGAACGGTCTTTTCGTAAAGCTTTGGGGTATCCCCCTTTTTCGCGTTTGATTTCCTTGACGATTGCCGTGGAAGAAGAACTGCCGGCCCAGCGTAAAGCTGCGCAGGTAGCGGCTGTTTTAAAAGCGGAATTGCCTAAAGAGGCTGCAGATATTATGGGACCTTGCCCAGCTCCGTTAGCGAGAATTCAAAATTTATTTCGGATGCAGTTGTTTTTAAAATGTCGGCAGCCGGAGGTCGTAAAAGAAGCTTTATGTAGACTGTCTATTGAAGGAGATCCTCAGATTACGATTGATGTGGATCCATTGCATGTATTATAA
- the def gene encoding peptide deformylase, giving the protein MATLEIRRAGDPVLKKQCQAVEKITGKIKKLLDDMTETMNEADGVGLAAPQVGVELRIVVIDVGEGLIELINPVILEKEGCRKGLEGCLSVPGVFGEVERYEKVVVEGLNRSGRKIRVTGSGLLAIALQHEIDHLDGVLFVEKAVSLQKEGASS; this is encoded by the coding sequence ATGGCTACTCTAGAAATACGCAGAGCTGGCGATCCTGTTTTGAAAAAACAGTGCCAGGCGGTGGAAAAAATTACTGGGAAAATAAAGAAATTACTGGACGATATGACGGAAACCATGAATGAAGCAGATGGCGTTGGTTTGGCTGCGCCTCAGGTGGGCGTGGAGTTGCGGATCGTTGTTATTGATGTGGGCGAAGGGCTCATTGAGTTGATTAATCCGGTGATTTTGGAAAAAGAAGGCTGTCGGAAGGGGCTGGAGGGCTGCTTAAGCGTACCCGGCGTTTTTGGAGAAGTGGAGCGCTATGAAAAAGTGGTAGTGGAAGGGTTGAACCGCTCCGGCCGGAAAATCCGCGTAACTGGCAGCGGCCTTTTAGCGATAGCGTTGCAGCATGAAATAGACCATTTAGATGGTGTGCTGTTTGTGGAAAAGGCTGTTTCGTTGCAAAAAGAGGGGGCTTCGTCATGA